The nucleotide sequence CTCCAGGAAAATGGTACAGCCAAAGAAGTTTCGTGGAGTCCGGCAGCGCCACTGGGGTTCCTGGGTCTCCGAGATCAGGCATCCCCTCCTGTAAGGCCTTCTACCCCTATAATTTTTAGGGAAGAACATAAACTACTGGTGCGACCATAATTCTGAATTGCAATGCACGTATATTTTTGTGATGCGTCCAGTAAGAGGAGGGTCTGGCTGGGCACCTTCGAGACCGCTGAGGAGGCAGCGAGAGCATATGACGAGGCTGCCGTGCTGATGAGCGGCCGCAACGCCAAGACCAACTTCCCAGTCCAAAGGAGCAGCACAGGGGAGCCTACCCCAGCTGCGGGAAGGGACGCTCGCAGCAACGCCGGCAGCGGCTCCTCTACCACCAACCTGTCCCAGATTCTCAGTGCGAAGCTCCGCAAATGCTGCAAGGCGCCATCGCCGTCCCTGACCTGTCTCCGCCTTGACCCTGAGAAGTCCCACATTGGTGTTTGGCAGAAGCGCGCAGGAGCCCGCGCTGACTCCAACTGGGTCATGACCGTGGAGCTCAACAAAGGTGCAGCATCCACTGACGCTGCATCACAGTCCACATCAGCAACACCTGCTCCACCAGCCACCCCGATGGATGACGAGGAGAGGATCGCCCTGCAAATGATCGAAGAGTTgctgagcagcagcagcccagcttCACCCTCGCACGGAGATGACCAAGGTCGCTTCATCATCTGAAAAAGCATCGATCAAACAGCACAAGTCACCATCCCAGATCGGAGTTTCGCTAGGCCGGTTGGTACACAAGCAGTTCAGGTTACTTCAgtaatatagatatatatatatgtctattaCTAAATCCAACTTACAAGAACTATAAAGTTTGCAGTTGTGTGCAGTTCTATGTACTTGTGAAAAGCTCTACATACACATGTTCCTGTCAAGATACTTTGTTACACATCAATGTCAGTGATATAATTGCTTATAAAGGAAATAAATAGATTATGATTGTGTTACTGTTCATCCTTTGCTTGGATCCTGATGTCAAACTCAGTTGAGAAATCTCAACACAGTTCTTTATTTCTTCAAACGAAGAACCAAGGCTGAACAAATAAATCTCAAAACAGGATGAAGGTGATGTTTGTGAAAAGACCTTTGCTTTTATGATAGAATGGTTTGAAGGGCCATGCTCTATGAGATATAATCACTATGGTATACATGACAAACCAGCAAGTAGACAACACATTTCTTTAATCATATCAACTAAATCAGTCACTCTAGTGAAGGCAGTTATGCAGAAACGGGTAGAATTCAGTGAGGAGAACAAGATGCAAATCATTTCACTAAAAAAAGGGTATCCATTAGAAACTCAAGGTTTGGCATTGGTTATCTGAAAACACACATTTTGGCACTTCTAACATCATCTCGCAGGCACAAGGAATGTGGTGTTTTTGGACGTCCAATTCCACATCACCAGGCACCACCTGAACACTAATTGAGAATAGAACATTTAAAGATACCCTGTTCTGCCAATCTTGTATTAATGAATAGGTCATGCACTATGTTCAGCATCATGTAACCATCAAAAGCTCTACAATGTGGACGTAGAGATGCACTAGGGGTGAGAGCGATGAACCCAGCGTATGGACCATCAAGGTGTGCAACAAACACTTTAAAGGCCTTATGGTCATATTTCTCCTCATTAAATAAGCAAATGTAATATATAGATAATTGATAATCATGATAGGATACTACAGACAAATGCCATAATGACCAGCATAACATTTGCCATCAGACTAGGAACAATCAATATTCAGGTCTCAGAATTTTG is from Miscanthus floridulus cultivar M001 chromosome 7, ASM1932011v1, whole genome shotgun sequence and encodes:
- the LOC136463010 gene encoding ethylene-responsive transcription factor WIN1-like, with protein sequence MTENLHSRKMVQPKKFRGVRQRHWGSWVSEIRHPLLKRRVWLGTFETAEEAARAYDEAAVLMSGRNAKTNFPVQRSSTGEPTPAAGRDARSNAGSGSSTTNLSQILSAKLRKCCKAPSPSLTCLRLDPEKSHIGVWQKRAGARADSNWVMTVELNKGAASTDAASQSTSATPAPPATPMDDEERIALQMIEELLSSSSPASPSHGDDQGRFII